The following is a genomic window from Pseudomonas lurida.
GAGCCCCGCCACCAATGCTTCCAGCACCACACGGACTTTGGGCAGCGCCTGGCGGTTTTTAACCCAGGCCAGTCTGATGGCTGCCCCTTCGGTGGCCAATTGCGGCAAGACCTCGACCAGCCTGCCCTCCTCCAGCGGTTGCTGGATCAACCAGGACGGCAGTTGCACGATCCCGCAACCGGCCAACGCGGCCTGCATCAAGCCATCGCCATTGCCGATCACCAGGTGCGGCGTCATCTGCCAGCGCCTCGGGGTGCCTTGTTCGCCCGCAAAGCTCCACGGGCTGACCCGTCCGTCCACCCAGCCATAGGCGATGCACCGATGGTGCTCAAGTTCACTGTCGGACGTCGGCACCCCATGGCTCGCCAGGTAGGCCGGCGAGGCGCACAAGGTATGCCATTCGTGGGCCAGCACCCGCTGGCCGACCGATTCCGGCCAGACATCCGCACCACCGACACGCACCACCACATCCACGCCCTCCTTGAACGGGTCGACGAATCCATCACCGAAGGACATTTGCGGCACCAAGGACGGGAACGCCTGCAGCAAAGGCAGCAGGGCCGGCACCACTTGGGCACGGCCGAACACACTCGGCAGGTCAATGCGCACATGTCCACGCGGTTCACTTTGCTCCGCGCGCAGCGACAGCTCGGCGTCCTCCAGGTCAGCGAGTACGCCCGTGCAGGTACGGTAGAACGCCACGCCAGCCTCGGTGAGGGATAAACGCCGCGTCGTGCGTTGGAACAGTCGAGTCCCCAGGCGTTTCTCCAATCGCGCGATGCTTTTACTGATGGCCGAGGCGGTCAGGTTCATTTTCTCGGCAGCGGCAGTAAAGCTGCCGTAGTCCGCGACACACACAAACACATCGATACCTTTCAAGCGTTCGGAAGAAAACATGGACGTCCTGTATTCGTGAACTCAGTTCAGGCTACTTGGTAAAAAGCATCCTAAATCAGAACTGCACTCAACAGTAAGCTGTCACCGTTAAACCCTGGTACTGAGGCTCGGATGCTGACCACGCTGAAAAACTACCCCTTGACCGTCAACCTGCTGCTGAGTGCGTCACTCGTGTTAACGCTCGCCAGGGCTATCACCCTGCCTTATCTCGTGATCTACCTGTCGGGCCAATTTGAATTGGGCGTCGCCGACATCGGCCTGGTGATCGGCAGTTCGCTGATCATCGGCTCAGTGTTGAGCCTGTATGGCGGCTTTCTGGTCGACAGCCAGCCTGGTTACCGGTTGATACTGGGCTGTTGCACGGTATTCACCCTGGGGTTTCTGGGGGCATTTATCACGCAGGATCTGTGGATATTCTTCACCTGCCTGGTCGCGATCAACCTGGCGTATGCCGTGATCGACATCGCGGTCAAATCCGGGTTCGGGCGGCTGCTTCCCGTCGATGCGCGTAGCGAAGCGTTTTCGATCAAATACACCCTGACCAATATCGGTTATGCGGTCGGCCCCTTCCTCGGTGCAGGGCTGGCCACACTGGCCATCAGCCTGCCCTTCCTGGCGTCGGCGGGGCTTGGGGTGGGGTTCTTTATCGTTTATGCCGTGTGGGGCGACAGGCATTGGGCGCCACCCCACGCAAGCCAAGCCGGCGCGCCGTTCCTAGCGGTGGGCAAATTGCTGCTCAATGACTACCGCCTTGTGTGCTTTACCTTGGGCGGGATCCTCAGCGCCGTGGTGTTTGGCCAGTTCACCGCTTACCTCTCGCAATACCTGGTCGTCACCACCACACCCGAGGCGGCGTACCGGATTATCAGCAGTGTGGTGGCAACCAACGCGGTGATGGTGATCAGCCTGCAATACCTGATCGGCAAGCGGATCACCCATCAGCACCTGCACCTATGGCTCGCAGGAGGGCTGGGCCTGTTCATTGTCGGCCTGGCGGGGTTTGGCTTGTCCAACTCGCTGATGTTCTGGGTGTTGTCCATGGCGATCTTCACCCTGGGAGAGATCATCGTGTTCCATGCCGAGTACATGTTCATCGACATCATCGCGCCCGAGCCTCTGCGAGGCATGTACTACGGCGCGCAAAACCTGGGCAACGTCGGCGCAGCCCTGGGGCCGGTGCTGTGCGGGATCGTGCTGTCGACACAGCCCGCCCACTCCATGTTCTACATGCTGGCGCTGTTCGTGATCGCGGGCGGTTTGCTATACAGCCTGGGCGCTTCCCTGGCGAGTACTGCAAACGCGCGCACCTGAACCTCAGCAGCGGATATGCCGACGCACGCACTGCACCAGCCCATCCAGCGCCTGCGACTTCACCGGGGCCAGTACGCACACGGTGTGCTCGCGCTGGCCCTCGGTCACCGTCAGGGTGTAATGCACCTCGCCCGGATTACCGCGCTCGGGCGCTTTGCTTTGCGGCAGCTGAAAGAAGTCAGAGGCCTCGATAAGCTGCCGCAACTCCTGCTGGTCCTGCTCGGGCAGCGTGTCCAGCTCCACCGTCTGCGGCTTGGCCAGGCCCGGAAAGAACCCAGGCCCACCGTTTTCCTTGATCGAAATGTGCATGGCTGTTCCTCACGTCAGACAGAAATGCCGACCGCTTTCCAACCCTCCTGGACCGCCTTCTGTTCATCCTTGTTCGCGCCGTAGAGTCGGCCGGCAACATCATGGGTAATGCGAGCAAAACGCAAAAACCCGGAGTTGGGCCGCAGTCGCGCATCACGCAGCGCGTCATACCAGATACGCCCCGCGCGCTCCCAGGCAAACCCGCCCAGCTTGGTCGCCACCTGGTAGAACGCATGGTTGGGAATGCCTGAATTGATATGCACCCCGCCATTGTCCTCGTAGGTTTGCACAAAATCATCCATGTGCCCGGGCTGAGGGTCCTTGCCCAGCAGCTTGTCGTCAAACGCCGTTCCGGGGGCTTTCATCGAGCGCAGGGCACTGCCTTTGATCTTCTGGGTGAACAGCCCTTTGCCGATCAGCCAATCGGCGTCTTGCGCGCGTTGCTTCAACGCGTATTGCTTGATCAACGAACCGAACACGTCCGACAGCGATTCGTTCAACGCCCCGGACTGGTTGAAGTACATCAGCTTGGCCTCGTCCTCGGTGACACCATGGGCCAACTCATGCCCGATCACGTCAAGGGCCACCGTGAAGCGGTTGAACAACTGCGCGTCCCCATCGCCAAACACCATCTGGGCCGAGTTCCAGAAGGCATTGTTGTAGTCCTGGCCAAAATGCACGGTCGCGTCCAGTGCCATGCCGGCGTCGTCGATGGAGTTGCGATCAAAGACCTCGTCAAAAAAATCGAACGTGGCGCCCAGGCCGTCATAGGCCTCGTCCACTGCGGCATCACCGCTGGCGGGCTGCCCTTCGCCACGGATCAGCGTGCCTGGCAGGCTATCGGTGCCGTTGGCGCTGTAGATCGATCGGCGCTTGCCTGCGCCCATGGCCAGGGCCATTTGCGCCGGGCCTTTGGCGGGCACGGCGACCATGCGCAACGAGCGGAACGTGCTGTCTTTGGCGCGCGTGCGCAACGCGACCTCCCGTTGCGCCTTGTCGCCGTTGCGCGCGATCTGGTCGAGCATATAGGGCGGTATCAGGCAGAAAATCGGGTTACGGTAATGGCGATCACACATTGGCTGGCTCCCTGTTGGCGTGTGGTGAACGTCCGGGTGACCGTTTGAGGATAGTCCCCAGGGGTTAACGCGCATCATCAATTGTCATTAACTTATGTTGCAGTCGTGTTTATCCAAGGAGGACTTACCGATGCCAGCACGTAAAGCCAAAATCGACCTTTCGTACCGCCCCAGGCTCGCCGACCTGCGCCCATTGATCGCGCCGAGCCCTACGCTACTGGAGGCGCGAGCGACGACGCCCCGTGTCACTTCGGCCAAAGACTTGAAGGACCGGGGCGGCTATGCCGAGGATTTTCTCGGCAGCTTCGGGGTGCCCTGGCCCACGGTCGAGGAGGCCTTGGCGGGCGATACACAGCAGCGCCTGGACTACACGCACTTCTCGATAACGATGTCACGCGCCAAGCGACTTGCGCTGTATGTGGGCGTCAACATCGACGGCGGCCAGCACGTGGACATTATTCGCAGCAACGACACCTGGGCCTACGACGGTCGCCTGCCGAACGATGCGCAGGTGGGCGAAGCGCTCTATGCCAGTAATGGCCTCGATCGCGGCCACCTGGTCCGCCGCCAAGACCCGAACTGGGGCGACGCGGCGCAAACCGCCAACGTCGATACCTTTCATTTCACCAACTGTTCGCCGCAGATGAGCGGGTTCAACCAGAAGACCTGGCTGGAGCTCGAAGACTACATCCTCGACAACACGCAACGCTGGAAAGCCCGGGCCACGGTGTTCACCGGCCCGGTGTTCGCTGACGACGACCGTGTGTACCGAGGCGTACAGATCCCGAAGGCCTTCTGGAAAGTCGTCGCCTACCTCAGCGACGACGGCAAGCCTTCTGCCAGTGCCTACATGATTGACCAGAGCCGCGAGCTCGGCCAGTTGGACCTGGTGTTCGGCCAGCTCAGGACCTACCAGCGCAGCGTGATCCAGATAGAACGCCTGACCGGCATCCGCTTCGCCAACCTCGCCGACTACGACGGTTTCAGCAACGAAGAACGCGCCACCGGCACACGAATTGAAGCACTGATACAAGGCCCCGAAGACATTCGTCTGTGACCAGCGCTTCAAACAGCACCCACCTGTTAAGCGTCGTCGACAACCATCGCTAACCACGATGCAAAGCGAGCCGCTCTTGATCTTGATCTTGATCTTGATCTTGCTTTTGATTTCAGGCGCCCCATCAAACACGCTGGCCGGAATTCGACAGGGATTTGGGGGGTAAACCGGCAGGGATGCCGGTTTAGCCGCCCCGCGCCATGGAGGGCGCGTGGCGGCGGCCCCCCAAATCCCTGTCGGATTACGGGCACACCGAGCCTAGGCGAGGTGCCGAGTGTTGGGGCAAGAGCCTTTTGGTTACTTTGGGGCTCTTTTCCAAAGTGACCCGCTGTAAGAGCGGAACCAATATCAGCCGTAACCTAAATAACGGATATGTACCCGGTCTGATCCAACATCCAGGTCGGCTATCAGGCCGCCTTCGCGGGCAAGCCCGCTCCCACATTTTTGGATCGCGGGGTGACAGGCAGATGGTGGTTGACGGTCAGGCCGCTTTCGCGAACAAGCCCGCTCCCACATTTCAGGATCGCAGGGTGACAGGCAGCAGGCGAGGCAACGGGCGGGCCCTCATTGCGCATTGATGTAATGAAACTGCGCCTGGGTTTTCTCGACCGCCGCACGCACTTTGTCTTTCTGCGCATCAGTGCCCGAGTAATAAATCTGCATCCCCTTCAAGTCCTGCCCCTCAACGGCTTTGCTGATCACGGCAACATCAACCGGCGTGCTGGCACCGATAATCAAAAAGAACACATCGCCCAAGCGCTTGGCATCGAGCAGTTCTCCCCTGAGGTAGGCGGCGTTTTGCTCACCGGCCATGGAAATCGCCAGGGTATCGCCGAACATCCCGCTTTTGGGGATGCTCATCGAGTGCAAACGGAGTTTGTCCGACCCGGCCGGCATCGACTTGACATAGGCGGTGGCGGCCTCGTCAAGAATCTGTTGTTCAGATTTACCTTGGGCGGCACAACCGGCGAGGGTGGCGACGAGGGCGAGCGCGACGAACGATTTCACTGTGTATTCCTTGTGATAAAGCGATCCATTGGCTGCGCATCATAGGAGCCCCACCATCAAAGAGCTACCGTTGGCTTCACGGCCTCCCGTTAAACCTCGCGATCGACTACCATACCGCGCCGGTTCCCAAACGGGACTAATAGGGAATCCGAAGCGCCGTACCCTCGCGCCAATCGGAACTGCCCCCGCAACTGTAGGTGCTGAGCCTGCTCCTTGATGCCACTGGACCTTGTCCGGGAAGGCCGGAGCCTGGCGACGATGCATCAGTCAGGAGACCTGCCGGCTCACGCTCAATAACTAACCGGCGGGGTGTCCGGGAAGGACACGCTTGCCTGCCTCAACCACAGCGCTCGAGGGTGTATTTCCAAACCGTGCCTCCCCAGTTCCACGTACGGTTCACTCGGAGATTGCTCCATGCTGCCACGCGTTACCGCCCTGCTTACCGGCATTGGCTTCTGTGCCCTGGCCCACGCTGCACCCACCCACTACCCGCTGACGGTGGAAAACTGCGGCAGCACCCTCACCTTCCAGCAAGCCCCTGCCCGCAGCGTGACCATCGGCCAGGCCGCCACCGAAATGCTGTATGCGCTGGGCGTGGGCGACAAGGTGGTGGGCACCTCGCTGTGGTTCAACAGCGTGTTGCCGCAATACAAGGCGCAGAACGACAGCATCGAGCGCCTGGCCAATAATGAGCCGAGCTTCGAGGCCGTGATCGCCAAGCGCCCGCAACTGGTGGCTGCCGAGCTGGAATGGGTGGTCGGGCCACAAGGCGTGGTCGGCACCCGTGAGCAATTTCATGAACTGAAGATTCCCACCTACCTGCTGCCCTCCGACTGCGAAGGCAAGGACAACCTGGTAGGCGCTGACGGCACGCGACTGGAGCCGTTCCACATCGAGACTATTTATAAGAGCATCAGCCAGCTGGCGCAGATTTTCGATGTACAGGATCGTGGCCTGCAGTTGAACGACGCACTCAAGGCCCGCCTGGCCAAGTCCGTCGCCACGGCACAGGGCAAAGGCCTCAAGCAGGCCAGCGCGCTGGTGTGGTTCTCCAGTTCGGAGATGGCCAGCGACCCTTACGTGGCCGGCCACAAAGGCATTCCGGAGTTCATGCTGCAAACCCTCGGCCTGTCCAACGTGGTGCAGTCCGATGAAGAGTGGCCCGCCGTCGGCTGGGAAACCATTGCCAAGGCCAACCCGACCTTCCTGGTGATCGCGCGCATGGACCGCCGCCGCTACCCCGCCGACGACCATGAAAAGAAACTGGCGTTTCTGCGCAGCGACCCGGTGACCCGCAACATGGACGCGGTGAAAAACAACCGCATTATCATCCTCGACGCCCTGGCGTTGCAGGCCAGCATCCGCATGTTCGATGGCCTTGAACAACTGGCCACGGCCATCGACGGCTACGACCTGCCGAAATGATGCGTACCCTGCTCGCCCTGGCCCTGCTCCTCGCCGCCGTACTCGCTGGCGTGGCCATCGGCGAAACCGCCATCTCGCCGCAGGTCGTGCTCCAGGTACTCGCCAACAAACTGTGGGCGGCCGGCTACGTGCTCGACCCCATCGATGAAGGCGTGGTGTGGAACTACCGCCTCACGCGCGCCCTGGTCGCCGCCGCCTGCGGTGCGGGGTTGGCGACCTGCGGGGTGATCCTGCAGTCGCTGTTGCGCAACCCGCTGGCCGATCCGTACCTGCTGGGCATCAGCGCCGGTGCCTCGACCGGCGCGGTGTTGGTGGCGTTGATGGGCGTGGGCGGCGGCTTGATTTCGTTGTCGGCCGGCGCGTTTGTCGGCGCGATGGCAGCATTTGCACTGGTGATCCTGTTGGCGCGTGCCAGTGGTTCGGCCAGCGGCACCGGCCAGATCATCCTCGCGGGCATCGCCGGCTCGCAGCTGTTCAATGCGCTCACCGCGTTCCTGATCACCAAGTCGGCCAGCTCCGAGCAAGCGCGCGGCATCATGTTCTGGCTGCTGGGCAACCTCAGCGGCGTACGCTGGCCCTCGGTGTGGCTGGCCGTGCCGGTGGCTGTCGCTGGCTTGGCCGTGTGCCTGTGGCACCGTCGCGCGCTGGATGCGTTCACCTTCGGCAGCGACTCGGCGGCATCCCTCGGCATCCCGGTGCGCCGCGTGCAGTTTGTACTGGTAGGCTGCGCAGCCCTGGTGACAGCGGTGATGGTGTCGATTGTCGGCTCCATCGGTTTTGTCGGGCTGGTGATTCCCCACGCCGTGCGCCTGCTGCTTGGCACCGGGCATTCGCGCTTGCTGCCGGCGAGTGCCTTGGGTGGCGCGCTGTTTTTGATTGCGGCGGATGTGCTGTCACGCACCTTGATCAAGGGCCAGGTGATACCGGTCGGCGTGGTCACTGCGCTGGTCGGCGCGCCGGTGTTTGCGCTGATCCTGATCGGCCGGAGAAACGCGCGATGACGGTGCTGAGCTGCACGGACCTGGGTTTCAAGGTGCGCGAGGTCGAGCTGCTGCGCGACATCCACCTGGAGGTTCACCTGGGCGAAACCCTCGGTATCGTCGGGCCGAACGGCTCCGGCAAATCCACCCTGCTCAAGTTGCTCGCCGGCTTGCGCACACCGGCGTCCGGCGAGGTGTTATTGGGTGGCCAGCGCTTGGGCAAGCTGTCGCGCCGCGCCATCGCGCAGCAACTGGCGGTGGTGGAACAGCAGGCTGACACCGACGACGCCATCCGCGTGTTCGACGCCGTGGCCCTGGGCCGTACGCCGTGGTTGTCGGCACTGAGCCCCTGGTCCAGCGAAGACGACGCCATCGTGAAACAGGCCTTGCATGACGTCGACGCCACCCACCTGAGCCAACGCGCCTGGCGCAGCCTTTCGGGCGGGGAACGCCAACGTGTGCACATCGCCCGCGCATTGGCGCAACGGCCGCAGATTCTGTTGCTGGATGAGCCGACCAATCACCTGGATATCCAGCACCAACTGGGGATTCTAAAAGGCGTGCAGGGCTTGCCCGTCACCACCTTGATTGCCCTGCATGACCTCAACCAGGCGCTGACCTGTGACCGCTTGGCGGTGCTGGATCACGGGCGGCTGGTGTCGCTGGGCAAACCGCTGGAGGTGCTGACACCGCAGCGCTTGCAGGAAACCTTCGGGGTGCAGGCGCATTACCTGACAGACCCATTTGATGGCGCGCAGATTCTGCGGTTGCGTCCGAACTGATCAGGATATTCGTGAGGGTATGGTGTTAGAGGCAACGCTGCATATGCGTCGTGCGCCACACTGGGTCCGCCTCCACGTCCACCACTTCAAAGCCTTGGCGAAGCCAAAAATCAATCGCTCCCGGTAAAAACGGATGGGTGTGCAGGTACATCGCCGCTACCCGATCCGCTGTGGCCAACGCCTCCAGCGCACGGTACAGCTCGCCCGCCAAGCCAAAGCGACGGAACGCCGGCCGCACAAACAGGCGCACCACCTCCACCGTCTTGAGGCCCTGGTAATTTAACTGCGGGAAACGCCCGTCATAGGGCAAATAACCAATGGCAGCGACGATCTGGCCCTCATCACGCGCGACAAGAAATCGCCCATCGCCGTGCAGATAGATCGCCTCGAACTGCGCCAGGTCCGCCGGCATCCCCGTCGCGCTGAGCGTGGGGAACAGCTCGGCACGGGCCGCCAGCACAAACGCCAGCACCTCTGGGATATCCGCGGCCTTGACCGCCTGAATGATCGGCCTTGGGCTCATGCCACCTCGATCTGCGTAATCCCCACCACCTGCGCCTGCTCCAGAATTTGCTCCGGCGTCGCATCAGCAGGCGGCAGGATCAAGCCATTCTCCGCATCGCCAAAATGCAACTGCAGCAAGTGCAACGCCGCTTCATGCATCGCCAACTCGGGTTGCTTGAGTTCGAACACATGGGTGCGGGGTTCGTCGTTGAACCGGTAGTCGAGGGTGTATTCGCGCATGGGGAAGTCCTTGTTGAGGGAGAGGAGCAACTGATTAACCTGACCAGTTGATCAGGTTTTAAGTTCCCAGGCCCTCCGCTCGTTCATAACGAAGATAGCCATGAGAACCGGTCCCCACCTGCACAAACCCTGCGCGCTCATACATCAGCCGGGCTGGGTTGTCGGGGCGCACGCTCAAACTCAAATGCGTGCAACCACCGTCCCTCGCCGCCACCGCATACGCCTCCAGCAACGCCCGACCGATGCCCTTGCGCCGCTCAGCTTCGCTGACATTGATCGTGTAAAGCTCGGCGAAGCCTTCCTCGGGTTTCCAGAGCGAATAACCGACGAACTGCCCGTCCAGCGCAGCGACCGTCAACCGCTCGAAGTTGTCCACCCACAGCGCGAGGTTGCGCTCCACCTGCGAGCGCCAACCGGCTTCGTGAGTGGGTTCCCATTGCTGGATGTAGGCCAACTCCCCTCGGTAGACTGACGGAAGGTCGGTCACACGCGCCGGGCGTAGGGTCAATGCGTTCACGGGCACGTGCTTTCCTTGGTTTGAAGAGGCGTAAGACTACTTGGACGCTGGAAGACTGAGTACTGCCCCACTCACTCGACGGCTTATCCATTCGCGGCTGTAGGCAAGCACTGCTGCCCCCATCACCACCGGAAAATGAATAAACCCATGCGCCGCCTCTGGCAACAAATGTGCCTCAGCGCCAGGCCACCGCTCTGCGATCAACAGTGTGTCATCCTTCAACGGGTCCAGTTCGCCGACAAACATCAACGCTGGCGGCATGCCGCTGAAGTCACCATACAGGGGTGACAACGGCGGCTGCCGACGCTCGTCATCGCTCAACCCCGGCGTCAGCATGCGCAGCGCCTCGACCATGCCCGGCCCGTCCAGCAGCAATGTTTGCGGCCCCGCCGCGCGTACGCTCGGCGTTCCAGTCAAATCGTAGACGCCGTAATACAACACCGCTGCGCGCACACGCTGGAGCAGCTCCGGCCACTGCTTGAGCGCCAGCAACGTCGCCGCCGCCAGATGCCCGCCGGCCGATTCGCCGACCACGATCACCGGCAGGCCGGCAAACTCTTCAGTGGTGAGCAACCAACGCGCCGCCGCCAGGCAGTCGTCCATCAGGCCCTCGACCGGCGTGTCGACCGCCAGCCGATAATCCACCGACACCACCGCCACGTCACAGGCATTGACCATGCCCAGGTTGAGGTCGTCATCCATCTGCGCATTGCCGATCACCCAGCCGCCACCGTGGATATCCAGCACCACGCCCTTGGGCTTGCCGCTTGGGCGCAGGATGCGCACGGGTACAGAGCCTACGGGTCGGCTTTCAGCCACGGGCGAGCGCTTGATCTTTTGGCTGGCGCGCAGCAATGCCTGGATCAAGCGCGGCGTGATGCGATTACGGATTTTAAAGCGCGGCAGCCAGGCGAGCTTTTGGTTGAAGCGGCGCATCTCGGCCCGTTCAGGCTCACTGGCAGGCCAGGGTTTATGGGCCATCAGCGGTTATTCCGCAGGATCGAGAAGTTCAGCGCCGCCGCCACACACAGCCACGCCAGGTAAGGGAACAGGATCAAGCCGGTGATCAGGTCCAGGCGCACCGCCAGTACCACCATCGCCGCCACGGTCACCCACAGCACCGCGATAATCACCATTCCGGCGAGGATGCGATGGGCACCGAAGAACACCGGTGTCCACAGCGTGTTCAACGCAATCTGCGCTGCCCACAATGCCAACACCACCTCACTGCCCGGGATGAGGCTGAGGCGATAACCGGCCCAGGCCAGCAAGAGGTAGATAATCGTCCACGCCACCGGGAATAACCAATTGGGTGGGGTGAAGCTGGGCTTTACGAGGGATTCATACCAGGCGCCGGGTTTGAAGATAATGCCGGTACTGGCAGCGGCGATGCAGGCAAGCAGGAAGATGAAGAAAGTCATGGTCGGTCCTTGGTTGAGCATTTCAATGCTTGGACGTGTCGCACACGGGTAAAAGTTCACTGCCGATCTACCGGTGGGCACTGGCAGTGCGGGGTATCTTTATCGCCTGACCTACCGCTTTCGCAGCCTCGCTGAAGCTCGACAGCGCCCACAGGGGGGCTGCTGTGCTGCTGCATTCCAGTGTGTCTAACGATGGGATTTCAGCCGTGACCACGATCAACTGTGGGAGCAGTCGAGCCCCAGCGAGGCTGCGAAGGGTTCGCCACGCCCTACCGACCCACACCGTGCAGGCATCACCGCCATACTCACGCTAGTCAGGCGCCACAATCCTCAACCAAGGCCACCGCGCCTGATAACTGCTGGCCTTGCGCGCAAACAGCTCCCGCTCCGGATGCCGCGGGTTGATACGCAGCACGCCCTGCGCGACATCCTCCAACCCATAGGGCGCATACACCTCGCCCGTCGCAATCTCCAAACCGATGCACGTACCCGCCACCAGGTAACGGTCGATGCCCTGCTTGGCGGTGTGCAACTGCGGGTAAGGCCGGCCAAACCGCTGACCGTACCAAAGGTGCACCCGCGCCTGGTTCTTCACCTCGACGTTCACGCCCAGGTCTTGGAACAGCGTTTCAGCGGAGCGGATCACCGCATCTTCGGCCTCGTAGGAAAGGTCCGTATCGAAGTAGAAAACGTCGTAGTCCTTGACGCCCTGGGCCGCAGGCAAATTCGACTGATGATTCCACACCGCCTGGAACAGGCAGCCCGCCGTGAGAAAGCACTGGTCCACACCAAGGTCGGGCAGGCGCGCGGTGATTTCGGCGTTGATGGGGTTGGCCATGGCCAGGTTGAGCAGGGTTTTAACGGTCAATGTCATGTGCGCTCCTTCGCGAAAAGACCAGACGGTGATCTTTAATTGACTCCTGGGTAAGCGTCGACGATCTGGACGCTGAACATCAGCCCTTCAGCTCACCCGCACGGTGAGTCGCCGCGTCATCGTAAACCACATACAACGACTCGGCGATCTGGCTCTTGATCGCCTTGGTGGCCTCAAGCCCCAGTACAAAACCTTCAGCCTTACCGCCAGCACGGTTGAGTTCTTCGTGGGTGGAAGCGCCGGTGATGGCGTCGAAAAGCTTGGTGGCGTGAGGGCCGACACCTTTAGGGAGGGAAATCTGGTCGATGGACATAGGCGATACCTTGGGAGAATGAGATCGGTAGCGCGTGAAACCACTGCCGGGGGTGGCATGGTAGACCTGTTTGGCCTGAAACGGTCCGCTTTCGGCAAGAAGCAAATGGTTATGCCAGGGTTACACGGGATTAACTGCATACCCTGCGACAGCAGAAAGTTGCCAGCGTAGAAGGCATCAATACGAGGCAAATTCTTGTAACGTGGGTTCTATCCCTTGGATGCAAGGAAGGTTTACACCCCCTATGGATATCCACGACATCAAACAACGCCTGGCTCGCCCAGCACTCAAACTCATCGCCGGCGGCTTTCGCCCTGCGGGCACCGATGAAGAGAGTTGGCTGGGTAACGTCTTTCTGTTCCGCGCCGACGAAGGCATCCCCACCAATAAGGCCGGGGAAACGTTGCTGCCCTACGCGCAGTTCTACTTGCCCGCCCTGCCCTTCAACAGCCCGGCACTGGAGGGGGTTCGGGTGTTGACGCTGTTTGTGTCGAACCCGTTCCCCGAGCATTTTGAACCCATGGGGGATAACTGGCTGATACGCGAATACGGGCCGGACGATGTACTGGTGCGTAAAACCCTGCCGGTGCCGGGTGCGTTTCTCAAGCCGTTTCCCTTGAAGACGGAACACGTGCCGCAGGATTACCCGCTG
Proteins encoded in this region:
- a CDS encoding nucleotidyltransferase family protein, with product MTLTVKTLLNLAMANPINAEITARLPDLGVDQCFLTAGCLFQAVWNHQSNLPAAQGVKDYDVFYFDTDLSYEAEDAVIRSAETLFQDLGVNVEVKNQARVHLWYGQRFGRPYPQLHTAKQGIDRYLVAGTCIGLEIATGEVYAPYGLEDVAQGVLRINPRHPERELFARKASSYQARWPWLRIVAPD
- a CDS encoding GNAT family N-acetyltransferase; translated protein: MNALTLRPARVTDLPSVYRGELAYIQQWEPTHEAGWRSQVERNLALWVDNFERLTVAALDGQFVGYSLWKPEEGFAELYTINVSEAERRKGIGRALLEAYAVAARDGGCTHLSLSVRPDNPARLMYERAGFVQVGTGSHGYLRYERAEGLGT
- the tspO gene encoding tryptophan-rich sensory protein TspO; its protein translation is MTFFIFLLACIAAASTGIIFKPGAWYESLVKPSFTPPNWLFPVAWTIIYLLLAWAGYRLSLIPGSEVVLALWAAQIALNTLWTPVFFGAHRILAGMVIIAVLWVTVAAMVVLAVRLDLITGLILFPYLAWLCVAAALNFSILRNNR
- a CDS encoding DUF1963 domain-containing protein, coding for MDIHDIKQRLARPALKLIAGGFRPAGTDEESWLGNVFLFRADEGIPTNKAGETLLPYAQFYLPALPFNSPALEGVRVLTLFVSNPFPEHFEPMGDNWLIREYGPDDVLVRKTLPVPGAFLKPFPLKTEHVPQDYPLWDGGGVPAELEQHILHLERAGVIQSYYDLVTHTYEHKLGGYPSFCQSGVDPGEGFEFVFQISSDAKIQLNVVDNGSLMFWKHRVTGEWALYYDFY
- a CDS encoding alpha/beta hydrolase fold domain-containing protein, which gives rise to MAHKPWPASEPERAEMRRFNQKLAWLPRFKIRNRITPRLIQALLRASQKIKRSPVAESRPVGSVPVRILRPSGKPKGVVLDIHGGGWVIGNAQMDDDLNLGMVNACDVAVVSVDYRLAVDTPVEGLMDDCLAAARWLLTTEEFAGLPVIVVGESAGGHLAAATLLALKQWPELLQRVRAAVLYYGVYDLTGTPSVRAAGPQTLLLDGPGMVEALRMLTPGLSDDERRQPPLSPLYGDFSGMPPALMFVGELDPLKDDTLLIAERWPGAEAHLLPEAAHGFIHFPVVMGAAVLAYSREWISRRVSGAVLSLPASK
- a CDS encoding GNAT family N-acetyltransferase; this translates as MSPRPIIQAVKAADIPEVLAFVLAARAELFPTLSATGMPADLAQFEAIYLHGDGRFLVARDEGQIVAAIGYLPYDGRFPQLNYQGLKTVEVVRLFVRPAFRRFGLAGELYRALEALATADRVAAMYLHTHPFLPGAIDFWLRQGFEVVDVEADPVWRTTHMQRCL
- a CDS encoding ABC transporter ATP-binding protein, which translates into the protein MTVLSCTDLGFKVREVELLRDIHLEVHLGETLGIVGPNGSGKSTLLKLLAGLRTPASGEVLLGGQRLGKLSRRAIAQQLAVVEQQADTDDAIRVFDAVALGRTPWLSALSPWSSEDDAIVKQALHDVDATHLSQRAWRSLSGGERQRVHIARALAQRPQILLLDEPTNHLDIQHQLGILKGVQGLPVTTLIALHDLNQALTCDRLAVLDHGRLVSLGKPLEVLTPQRLQETFGVQAHYLTDPFDGAQILRLRPN